One Silene latifolia isolate original U9 population chromosome 4, ASM4854445v1, whole genome shotgun sequence DNA segment encodes these proteins:
- the LOC141653787 gene encoding LIM domain-containing protein WLIM2b-like: MVITGTLDKCKACDKTVYVVDMVSTDGVTYHRTCFKCSQCNGKLVMGRFSSLDGVLYCMPHFEQHFKKTGTYASNKTQTSGKPELTKTPSKLSAMFSGTQDKCATCKKTAYPLEKIVVEGENYHKACFRCAKGGCFLSASNYAALDGYLYCKPHFSQLFKEKGSYSHLSKSMSVKRSEVPVIAEPKEEKNEATNMEADEAKQNIVDEQ; the protein is encoded by the exons atggTGATTACTGGAACCCTAGACAAATGCAAAGCATGTGACAAGACCGTTTACGTGGTTGATATGGTATCAACTGACGGAGTTACTTATCACAGGACTTGTTTCAAATGTAGCCAGTGCAATGGAAAACTTGTG ATGGGCAGATTTTCCTCATTAGATGGAGTATTATATTGCATGCCACATTTTGAACAACATTTTAAGAAGACAGGCACTTATGCAAGCAACAAAACTCAAACAT CAGGAAAACCAGAGCTG ACAAAGACACCAAGCAAACTTTCAGCCATGTTTTCGGGAACACAAGATAAATGTGCAACATGCAAAAAAACAGCTTATCCACTTGAGAAG ATAGTTGTTGAAggagaaaattatcataaggcaTGCTTTAGGTGTGCAAAAGGAGGTTGTTTTCTGAGTGCATCCAACTATGCTGCATTAGATGGATATTTATATTGCAAACCTCATTTCTCCCAATTATTCAAGGAGAAAGGATCATATAGTCATCTTAGTAAATCCATGTCTGTAAAGCGAAGTGAAGTTCCTGTTATTGCTGAACCTAAGGAAGAGAAAAATGAAGCCACTAACATGGAAGCAGATGAAGCGAAACAAAACATAGTAGATGAAcaataa